The Candidatus Campbellbacteria bacterium genome segment TAGCAAACAAAGCGGGCGGAGAAGCGTCGTTGCAAAATATAGTTCCTTACATTACTTCAAAATTTGATGTCTTTCTTTCTAATGACGTAATGCGGCCTATTATTGCCCAGAAGCAATCATCCTTTAGTTTTCGTGAAGTTATGGATGAGAGAAAAATTCTCTTGGTCAATCTTTCCAAAGGAAAATTGGGCGATATAAACTCTTCTCTTATCGGCCTTATAATCGTCGGGAAATTGCTCCTAGCGGCGCTATCGCGAGCGGATTCGCAAAGAGAAGAATTTCCTCCTTTCTATTTATACTTAGATGAGTTCCAAAACATAACCACCGACTCCATATCTACGATCCTTTCTGAGGCGCGCAAATATAAGCTTTCTCTCACGGTGGCGCACCAGTTCATAGCTCAACTTTCCGAACCCATTCGTGATGCGGTATTTGGCAACGTCGGGTCACTTGCAAGTTTTAGGGTGGGTGCCGATGATGCTGAATATTTGGAAAAATTATTTTCACCGACTTTTGATGCTCAAGATATTATGAATATTCAAAATCGTCAGGCAATACTGAAGCCGTTGGTCAGCGGCACCCCTCGTGATCCGTTTTTGATAAATACGCAGGCGCCAGTTGAAGGTAATGAGGGCCAAATAGAGAAACTCAAGGATCTTTCTAAAGACAGATTCGGGCGTGATCGTACAGAAATCGAAAGAGAGATCATAGAGAACTATAGAAAATGATAGTCACTCATAAGAAATTTTTCGTTCGCATCTAGAAGAATTTGTTTATTGGTGTATAATCGAATGCAAAGTTTTAACTAATAATAAGATATATGGATCATCCTAAAAAAGAACAAACGTTTGTAATGGTAAAACCCGATGGCGTACAACGTTCGCTTGTCGGAGAGATAGTTTCTCGCATTGAAAGAACTGGTTTGAAACTAGTCGGGCTTAAAATGCTTGTGCCCGGTCGATCCCAGGCGGCAGAGCATTACGGCAAGGACGAAGCATGGTGCGAGAAAGTAGGAAACCGAATAATTGAAAACATAAAAGACAGTGGAGAAAAGCCGGGTAAATCGGCTCTCGAATACGGACAAGAAGTTTTGGAAGGGTTATATGATTTTCTTACCGCGGGACCTGTAGTTCAGATGGTGTTTGAAGGCAATCAAGCCGTTGGAGTAGTTAAAAAAATTGTTGGTGACACAGAACCGCTATCGTCTGACGTCGGAACTATTCGCGGAGACCTGACCGTTGACTCTTATGAAATAGCTAATGTAGATGGTCGTGCGGTAAGGAATTTGATCCACTGCTCAGATGAACGGGAAGAAGCCAAGCGTGAAATACAAGTTTGGTTTAGCAAAGATGAGCTGGTGCGCTATCGTCATATCAATGAGCGTATGCTCTATGACGTCAACATAGACGGGATTCTCGAGTAGACGAGTTGCTATTGTCGCCTATCTGTTGTATAAAGCGAGAGGAGAGAGGTGTTTTTATGTCGGAGAAAACCGTGAGTTTCGATAAGCGCTTGTTGCGTCTTGAAGGCTGTAACAGTAATGTCGCAACTAGACATCTGCGCAATGCCCGCTTCAGTGTCTACGGCAGAGTTCAAAAAGGGGATAACAACGCTATAAGTGATCGCAAAAAAGCCGCGATGTATCTTAGAAAAGTATTAGATGCGCGCGTGCTCCAAGTAAAGCTTAGCAAAGAGGAGTGGCAAGATTATGTTCCGGATATGCTGGAGCATTTGTTTGCCAGACACGCGATTCGAAAAGAAATCAACGGAGAAGCACCAATTAGAGAACTGGCCGAAGAGATCGAGACCTTGGCAGCCCGTCTAAGGGAAAGGTTTGTTCCTGATCCGGTTAGTAAATAAGTTTCCAATCGAGGCGCACACATGTGCGCCTTTTGTTATAATACTAGGTAATATGAGTGATTCGAAAGATAAAGTCGCATTGCAAAAACGCCTTGATGAGATAATGAAAGGGATGTCATCGCCGGACTTTTGGAGTAACAAAGAACGCGCGCAAGAAACGGTTCGTGAGATGGAAGAAATAAAAGCTAAGATAGAGGGTGTGGGTAAGTACGATCGTGGTAACGCGATCCTTCATATTTATTCCGGCGCCGGAGGGGATGACGCGGACGATTTTGCTCGAATGTTGCTTAATATGTACCGAAACTACGCGGAAAAAATGGGATGGGGAGTTCAAGTACTTTCAAAAAGTGAATCAAACATAGGAGGAATAAAAACTCTATTTGTCGAGATTGTTGGCAAGGGTGCATATGGTACACTAAAGAGCGAGTCTGGGGTTCATAGACTAGTCCGGACTTCGCCGTTTAACAGTAAAGGTCAGAGGCATACCTCGTTTGCGATGGTTGAAGTTTTGCCTGTATTTGAAAAAACCGGTGAGATAGAGATCAATTCTGATGATGTTGAAATAGAGTTTTCAAAATCCAGCGGTCCGGGAGGTCAGAATGTTAACAAGAGAGAAACGGCGGTCAGGGTGATCCATAAAGATACCGGTATCGCGGTTCAGGTTAGCTCTGAGCGCAGTCAAGCTCAGAATCGTGAAAAGGCTATGCAGATATTGGCGGCGCGCCTATGGGAGAAACAGGAAGAAGACCGAGAACGACTAGGAAAAGGACTTTCGCCGAGTACAAACACCGAGCCTGAATGGGGATCACAAATACGTTCGTACGTACTCCATCCTTACAAAATGGTAAAAGACCACCGAACGGATACAGAGGTAAGGAATGTAGAAGGAGTACTCGAAGGAGACATTGAACCTTTCTTAAGAGCACAACAATAAAAAGCATGATAATTTTTGATAATGTAACGAAAATATACGGCAACGGCGTACCGGCGATCGAAAAAGTCGCTTTTGGGGTCGAGCCGGGCGAGTTTGTCTCTATTGTCGGCCATTCGGGCGCCGGGAAATCTACCCTCGTAAAGCTTTTGTTAGCCGAAGAGATGCCTAGCGAAGGAACGGTACTTTTTGACAAGGTGGATATACATAATTTACGCAAGCGCGACATAAACCTTCTACGTAGGCGGTTGGGTGTGGTATTTCAGGATTTTCGTCTGCTTCCGCACAAAACCGTATTTGAGAATGTGGCTTTTGCGATGGAGGTCTCGGAGCGCACCGACAGTGAGATCGAATCTGATGTTCCTTACGCGTTGGAGTTGGTGGGACTCGAAAACAAAGAAGAGAATTTCCCTAACGAGTTATCCGGCGGTGAGGCGCAACGTCTCGCTATAGCTCGCGCGATCGTAACCCAGCCGGATGTATTAATAGCTGACGAGCCTACAGGAAACTTGGATCCGGTAAATATTCACGACATAATACGAATCCTGGAGAAGATAAACAGTTTGGGTACAACAATTTTGTTGACTACTCATAATAAAGGAGTCGTGGATTCGTTGGATCAGCGCGTCATAACAATGGAAAACGGCCGGATCGTTCGTGACGATAGAAAGGGGCGATACATTATTTAACTAATAGTATGGAAATGTTCTTTACCAATCTAAGAAGAATTATACGATCAGGTTTTGTGGGCTTTTGGAGAAACGCTTTTGTTTCGCTTTCTTCGATGCTAGTTATGGCTGTTACTATATTTGTGGTAGGAGCTCTTTATTTTACTGGAATTATTCTCGAAGAAACACTTGAAAATATCCGCGAGCGAGTTGACATCAATGTATATATTACCCAGGAAGCTACGGAGGAAGAGACCTTGTCGCTTCAAAGTAAGCTTGAGAATTTGGAGCAAGTAGAATCCGTTGAATACACATCGCGAGATCAGGCTCTAGCGGAATTCCAGGAAGAGAACCCCGACTTCAATGAAGCTTTTGATGTTCTGGAGAAAAACCCGTTAAATGCCTCACTAAATGTTTTAGCAACCGATACTTCAGAGTATGATCAAATACAATCTTTCCTTGAAAGTAACGCCGCTTTAACAGAAGACGGAGAGAATATAGTAGAGCGCAGTAACTACAACAATAATCAGGTTGTTATTGAGAGACTAACTTCGATTATGGAGACCACGGAAAGGGTAGGTATATATGCGACGATACTTCTGTTCGTTCTATCAATTATCATTACCTTTAATACAATTCGTTTGGCGATATTTACCTCCCGGGAAGAAATATCTGTTATGCGTCTAGTGGGGGCCAGTAACACTTATATTCGGGGGCCTTTTGTAATTACCGGGATCATTGGAGGTATATTTGCCGGAACGATAGTCTTGATGATCTTCTACCCTCTGACTTTGTGGTTGGGTCCCCAGGCCCAAAACTTCTTTGGAAGCGTGAACATTTTCGATCACTATATTGATAACTTCTTGGAACTTGCTCTTATTTTTGTAGGTCTAGGTATAATTCTCGGCGCGCTTTCCAGTTTCCTCGCGGTGCGTCGTTACCTCTATTATTAAAATCAACCAAAGCCACACTAATACCTAATATATTCTGTAATGCCACACGATGACCACAAATATGTATTTGTAATTGGAGGAGTTATGTCTGGTGTCGGCAAAGGTATTACGTCCGCTTCGATCGGTAGTATCTTGCAGGATAAGGGTTATAAAGTAAATTTGGTCAAAGTTGATCCGTATCTAAACGTTGATGCGGGAACTATGAACCCCACCGAACACGGCGAAGTGTTCGTTCTAAATAGTGGCCTGGAAACAGATCAAGACCTTGGGAATTACGAGAGATTTATGGATCGTGACCAAGCGCACGAGGACTATATTACAAGCGGTATGGTCTATAGGGATGTTATAGAGCGCGAGCGCCGGCTTGAGTACGGCGGTAAATGCGTCGAGGCGGTTCCTCATATTCGTGATGAAATCATTTCTCGTTTTCAGAGAGCGGCGAATAAAAATGATTCCGATGTTTCCGTTATAGAGATAGGAGGTACGGTAGGAGATTATCAGAATATTATGTTCATTGAAGCGGCTCGTGTTTTGAAGATCTATAATCCCAAGAATGTACAATTTGTTCTTGTTTCCTATCTTCCTATTCCGGACAAAATCGGAGAAATGAAAACCAAGCCGACGCAAAATGCCGTGCGGCAGCTTAATTCATACGGAGTACAAACTGATCTATTGATCGCAAGAAGCGAGAAAGCGCTCGATCAAAAAAGGAAAGAGAAGATAGCTATTTCTTGTAACATATATCCTGACAAGGTGATCTCAGCTCCTGATATAGAAAGTATTTATGATGTACCGATCAATTTTGAAGCAGATTCTCTGGGTCAAATTCTTTTGGACGGCTTGAAACTAGAGTCGCGTTCAGAAAATGGGTTGATAAAGTGGCGTGAATTCGTAGATAAAACAAAAAGCGCCGAAAAGAAAGTAAAAATAGCTGTCGTTGGAAAGTACTTTGACAGCGGAGAGTTCCTCCTTTCTGACGCTTATGTGTCGGTTATAGAAGCTATCAAGTTTTCTTCTTATGAAATGAATGCCGAACCGGAGATCTTTTGGTTGAACTCAAAAGAGTTTGGTAAAGATCCTGAAAAGGTTGAAGAGCTTCGCGAATATGACGGCATTATAGTACCAGGTGGATTCGGAGAAAGGGGTATAGAAGGGAAGATAAATGTTATTCGGTTTGCCCGAGAGGAAAGAACTCCTTACTTCGGACTTTGTTATGGAATGCAACTGTTGTTAGTTGAGTACGCTCGCAATGTTCTTGGTCTCGATGATGCCAACACAGCTGAGATCGATCCAGACGCCGATCATTTGATAATAGACGTAATGGAGTCGCAAAAAGATAATATCGAAAACTCAAAAATGGGCGGGACGATGCGTCTGGGTACATATGAGGCTAAACTGAAAGAAGGGTCTATGGTACGTCGCGCCTACGGCAAGGACTCAATAGAGGAGCGCCACCGTCACCGCTATGAAGTCAATCCGGCTTATCGAGAGCAGTTAGAAAAAAGCGGTATGATCTTTTCCGGAGTTTCTCCAGACGGTTCTTTGGCAGAAATTTCTGAACTTCCAGAAACAGAACACCCGTTTTTTGTTGGTACTCAGTTTCACCCTGAGTTTCTCGCTCGACCTCTCCGACCACATCCTCTCTTTAATCTTTTCATAAAAACAGCTTTGGACAGGCAAAAATAGTTCTGGTTTTTTAATTTTACAATCTTTTTTGCATAGAAATAAAAATCCTTGGCATTACTAATGCCAAGGATTCAAGTATCTATGGATACATTTCCTGACGGATCCTTGCTAGCTCTGCGGTGGTTATGGGATCGGTAATTTTTTGAAAAAGCAAAACTATCTCCCCGCTTTCCTTTGCGGTTTCTAGCCACATTTCAAGAGGTCGTATGTAAAAACAAGGAACTCCGAACTCTTTTGATGCTTTGTAGGCCGGAGATTCATACAAGGGACGATAGACGAGGAACATCCTGTCGTTCTCGGTGTGGAAACCAATTCCGGTTACTTCGTAAGCGTAGTTGTTTATTGATTCCTGTGGATCGTGCTTTTGGTGGTAGTAGAAACCAGGTTCCGGCACTCGCGAAAACGTCTTCAGTGACATCAAGTCCCTCCTTTCGTCTGCCTCTTTGATAATACTAGCACGTCTACTATGCCTGAGAAAATACTAAAGGAGTACCTGCCCGAACGGCCAGGCGGTTCTGGTCGGGTGGGTCCGCTCGAACGCCCCCTGAATGAAATTTATTTCGGGCAGGTGCCGTTCGGTACGGGCGGGCTGAATCTGTAAGATTCAAGTCTCGCCCTTTTCAATAAAATTTCTCACAGTATTTATACAATACACGCCGCTGGATAGATGCACTATCCACATTGCTTTCGAAGAAGAGGTTATATAACTATGCTATAGTCAAGGAAACATAAATTAAAAAAGCGGTTTGTATGGTGAAGTAGGGTGAAAGTCCCTCACTGTCGCGCAACGGTTAGAGTCCGATCCCATACAATGCCTCCCAAGTGGAGCTGCTTATGATGCGCGTGACGTCCTGGTGAACACCTTTCGTATATCACCGAATGCACACGCATCGGTGATTTATGTTTTAAACACATAGCGTATGCAAAAGACTTCCATCACAACAATAATTAAACGAGACGGTTCCGAGGAAGCCTTTGATCTTTCCAAGATCACCGCAGCGATCTCAAAGGCTTTTGATGCGACCGATACAGGTTCGGCAGAAGAGGCGAAAAAAGTTGCCAATACAGTATATGAAAAGATCGCTACTTTATGCGATCACGCTTCTGCTGACAGAGACGCAGACGAGCGCTGCAACGATGGCAAGCCCGCCGTCGAGACCATTCAGGATCTTGTCGAAGAATCTCTTATGGAGCATAACTACCATGAGATAGCCAAACGCTATATCCTCTATCGCAACGAGCGTGCCAAACAGCGTGAACCCGACCTCTTCGAGAAGCGCACAAACCTACGCCCGTATGAATACCCTGATCTAGTTGAATATGTAGATGCTATTCGGCACTCCTACTGGCTCCATACCGAGTTTAATTTTACGAGTGACGTGCAAGATTTTAAGGTCAATGTTTCCGACAAGGAGCGTAGTGCGATCAAAAACGCTATGCTTGCAGTCGCTCAGGTTGAAGTAGCGGTTAAGACGTTCTGGGGAGATATTTATAAAAAGATGCCAAAGCCCGAGGTAGGTGCTGTTGGCTATACGTTTGCGGAAAGCGAGGTGCGACATATGGACGCGTACGCACATCTTTTGGAAATACTTGGACTCAACGACGAATTCAAGCGCATAAAAGAGATTCCGGCTATACACGAGCGTCTCACGTATCTCGAAGACATCCTGCAAAGATCCCGCACCAATGACAATCGTGAATATACGGAGGCGATTTTGTTATTCTCGCTTTTCACCGAGCACGTATCGCTCTTCTCGCAGTTCCTCATCATTATGTCCTTCAATAGACATAGGAATCTATTCAAGGGCATATCCAATGCGGTGGAGGCAACCTCGAAAGAGGAACAGATCCATGGACTTTTCGGGAGCGAACTTATTAATCAAATAAAGCGCGAACACCCCGAATGGTTTGACGATGAACACAAAGAGACGATCTATCAAGTGTGTCGCGACGCGTACGCCGCAGAAGAAAAGATCATTGACTGGATCTACGAGAAAGGCGAGTTGGATTTCTTGCCGGCTGTTACCGTTAAAGAGTTTGTTAAAAATCGGCTCAACAACTCGCTCGAGAGAATCGGAATGGAAAGACCCTTCGAGGTAGACGAAAAGCGTATCGAGGAGACCGATTGGTTTGACGATGAAGTGATCGCTACTAAACACAACGACTTTTTCTTCAAACGATCGATCAATTACAACAAACGTTCCGCAAGCGTTACCAGTGATGACTTATTTTAAATAGTATATTATGTCGTACCAATGGCTAAATGAAAACTCTCGTACTTTTCTTGAACGTGGATACCTCCAGAAGGGAGCTACCCCGGAGAGCCGCGTTCGTGAGATCGCTGAGACCGCTGAAAAGATCCTTGAAAAACCCGGTTTTGCTGATAAATTTGAAAAATACATGGCCGCCGGCTATTACTCGCTCGCTACGCCGGTCTGGATCAACTTTGGCTTAAATACCGGTTTACCGATAAGCTGTTTTGGTTCTTACATTCCGGATGATATGGCGAACATTCTCTATACTCAGGCGGAGGTGGGAATGATGAGTAAGTTCGGCGGCGGAACGTCGGCTTACTTTGGTGAGCTGCGCGGTCGTGGCGCGACGATCAAAGATCGCGGGCATTCATCCGGTTCCGTCCATTTTATGCAGCTGTTTGAGACGATCACTAATATTGTCAGTCAGGGCTCGGTACGGCGCGGACAGTTTTCTCCATATTTGCCGATCGATCATCCGGACATTGAAGAATTCCTTGATATTGGTTCAGAAGGGAATCCTATCCAGAAGCTCACTCACGGTGTCACCGTTGATGACAAGTGGCTGCAGGGGATGATCGACGGCGACGAGGATAAGCGCCGTATTTGGGCGAAACTCATCGAACGGCGCGGACAAATGGGCTATCCCTATATTTTCTTCACTGACAATGTGAACAACAATACCGTTGATGTTTATAAAGATAAGGATCTCAAAATCTACGCGAGCAATCTCTGCACAGAGATCATGCTTCCGTCGCGGTCAGATTGGTCGTTTGTCTGCGATCTCTCCTCAATGAACCTGCTGTACTATGACGAATGGAAGGACACGGATGCCGTCGAGACAATGACGCAACTTCTCGACGCTGTTATGAGCGAGTTTATACAAAAGCTAGAGGCTTTGCGTGATTCGGACGATAAAGATGATCGACTCGCATTCTTGTTTATGGAGCGCGCGTACAATTTCGCAACCGCGAACCGCGCGATCGGACTCGGCGCACTCGGCTGGCATTCTCTGCTGCAATCGAAAATGATCCCACTCGAGAGCGATGAAGCGAATGAGATAAATGCTGAGATCTTCAAAACCATTCGTGACAAAGCTTATGCCGCTTCTTCCCAGATGGCTAAGGATTATGGCGAACCCGAAATTCTCAAAGGCTATGGCCGCCGCAACACAACCGTTATGGCGGTTGCACCGACCACGTCCTCGGCTTTTATTATCGGTCAAGTGTCTCAGAGTATCGAACCCTACTTCTCTAACTGCTATGTCAAAGACATCGATAAGATGAAGGTAACGATCCGCAATAGCTCGCTTGAGAAGCTGCTTGAAGAAAAAGGAAAAAATGATCGCGAAACCTGGAGCAGTATCCGTGACAACGACGGTTCCGTCCAGCACCTCTCATTCCTTAACGAGAATGAAAAAGCTGTCTTTCGCACGTTCGCCGAGATCGACCAATCTGTGATCATCAAGCAGGCGGCAGATAGGCAAGAGTACATTGATCAGGCCCAGTCTCTCAATCTAATGATCCCGCCGGATATGTCCGCCAAGGAAATAAACGAACTCTATCTCTTGGCCTGGCGTCAAGGAGTAAAAACACTGTACTACCAACATAGCATGAATGCAGCCCAACAACTCAGCCGAGCAAAGGTGTGCATTGCGTGTGAAGCATAAATATATGAAAATCGACACCTCGCCCAATGTGACTCGGTCCTTTTTCCTTGGCCTTTTCCCATAACGATCGTACCCGGTTTTAAAGAGAGCGTATCAGAAGTCTGTCGGTTAACTAGCTTGCTTAGAGCGTACCACAAACGTCTCAGAAGCTATCTCAATATTGCTATCCTTCTCAAAAGTCTCAAGAATAAGATGACTGAGCCTATCATTAACAAGGCGCCTGTCTTTTACCGGTACCACGAATCGGACCGTAAGCTGAATCCAGTTGTCGGTCAGCCGCATAAATACTGACGGCTCAGTTTCTCGGGCCGAGATAAAGTATCTTTTTTTAAGCCGAGTGATCATCTCACTGGCTGTCTTAGCGCTTCCGGCTGTTTCGTCGCTCGAAATTTTAACCATCAGATCACGAGCCTTTCTCCAATCACTCTCGTAAGTAATTGGGACCATTATTTCATCCCAGATAAAGCTATGATCCTTGCTATAGTTAAAGGTCATTCCAGAGATCACTTTATTGTTCGGAATAATAACCATTCGACCGGTGGTTTGGTCGCCGTCTATCCAGTTTTGAATCTCAAGCAAAGTAGTGTAGAGCATGCCGATATCGATCACGTCACCGACTGAGCCGTCAATTTCAACCCGATCACCGATTCGGTATATCCCCTTGGTAAAAAGCAGCATTCCTCCGGCCAGGTTCTTAAACAAGTCTTGGAGAGCAAAGGCCAGACCGGCACCAATGATCCCGTAAGAAACAAACAAGGTCTGAGCATCATCAACCCAGATCGCCAAAACCGCTCCCAGGGTGATAACCACTGTGGTTATGGTTATGAACTTCCGCATAAGATACCGCGACTTGGCGTCCCGGGTATTATGTACCGCTATCGGCTCGGCGATGAGCTTAAACACTACATAAACAGTGGCCAGCGCAACAAACGTATAGAAAAGCGAAGTAAAGAAAGTAGACTCCCAAATACTCAAGGCGAGCCAAGCGGCGCCGGACAAAATCAAAAGAACTAATACTGTTATGATCCTATTTATCATATTACCTAAAAAATATCGACAGCTTTTACAGCTGACCTTTATGTAGTATATCAACCATCACTCTGTTCTCACAGTTGAAAACTGATGTTAGGAGCTGTACAGGTTGCCATGTAGTCCCCCGGACTGTTTGAGCCTTTTCTCATCCAAGCCGAAAGCAAAATTGTTTGCTTTCTTCCCTCAGCTACTCGCTACTCTCCTAGCTGCCAGTATGGGACGAAGTTAGAACTATTACTCAAGTAGAGTAGCGGCAAGCTCAGGGAATTTTCTGGTGCTCATCCCAGAAAAGGTAAAGTGGCCTTTGTTTTTCATCTCTATTAGTTGAGCTGAAGGTAATTTTTCGAGAATCCGCTTCACGCTTTCATGAATCACCTCATCGTCGTTCGATGAATTGAATATGTAAACGCTACTAGTTCGTTCAGCCAACCCAGCGTCTATCTCAAAATTAAAGAAGGTGTTTTGATCTCCAAGTTCATTAGTCGGATCTACCCAGGGAGCAACAAGGACCACCTTCCTAACTTTTTGCTTGTTTTCAGTGAGCCAACGCAGCAAAAAACCAGCTCCACAACTATGTCCAATCAAATCAGTCTCCTCATCTATCTTGAATTGATTGAATACTGAACACCATTTCTCATAGTTTGGCATATGTGGTTCTGGCATTTCTGGAGTTTGCGCAAGAACATCTCTGACAATGAGCTGTTTCTGAAGCCAGGGTAGCCAATGAGAGTTAGATTCGGCATCTCCATCAGGATTGTAGTAGCTCTGCTTGTTGTCAGACATCCCATGAAGGATGATAGCTTTTTTCATATGTTTCAGTATATCAAAAAAGTTCGAGGATTTTATACGAACGGCTGCCGGACTTGGATTCGGTGTCAGCTCACATCAATATTTTTGTTCGCTTTGCTCCAAAAATATTGTGTGGCTCCTACCCGGACTCGGCGACAAGCACTCCTCGGAGACTCGTCGTCTTGTATACCGCCTCCGTCTTTCTCGTCCAACCCGTCAGGTAAAATAGTAAAGCCTCAATGCTTTCGCATCAAGGCCTAACTATTTTATGCTGCCGGACTTGGATTCGAATCTTACAGATTCTGTACAGGTCTCGCGTCGTGCTCGCCAAGCCTCGCGCGACTTACTCGACCTTTTCTCATCCAATCCGAAAGCAAAATTGTTTGCTTTCTTCCGTCAGCTACTCGCTATGCTCCTAGCTGCCGGACTTGGATTCGAACCAAGATACCATGCTCCAGAGGCATGTGTCCTACCATTAGACGATCCGGCAATACGTCTACGAGTTTAGCAAAAAAAGACAGTTTCTTCTAGAGTCCTAGCTCTTTTAAGAGTAGAAGA includes the following:
- a CDS encoding alpha/beta fold hydrolase; protein product: MKKAIILHGMSDNKQSYYNPDGDAESNSHWLPWLQKQLIVRDVLAQTPEMPEPHMPNYEKWCSVFNQFKIDEETDLIGHSCGAGFLLRWLTENKQKVRKVVLVAPWVDPTNELGDQNTFFNFEIDAGLAERTSSVYIFNSSNDDEVIHESVKRILEKLPSAQLIEMKNKGHFTFSGMSTRKFPELAATLLE